A DNA window from Brassica napus cultivar Da-Ae chromosome A4, Da-Ae, whole genome shotgun sequence contains the following coding sequences:
- the LOC106449695 gene encoding uncharacterized protein LOC106449695, with amino-acid sequence MGRSQDKLEKMQLRQSYRNVWQSDLMSTVTADTPYCCFSCLCGPCVSYLLRKRALYNDMSRYTCCGGYMPCSGRCGESKCPQFCLATEVFLCFGNSVASTRFMLQDEFNIHTTQCDNCIIGFMFCLNQIACIFSLVACIVGSDELSEASQLLSCLADMVYCTVCACMQTQHKIEMDKRDGVLGSQPMSVPPAQQMSRVDQPTPPYAGYPPATGYPQPYYPQPGHGYPPAPGYPPPGHGYPPAPGYPPPGHGYPPAPGYPPPGHGYPPAPDYPSK; translated from the exons ATGGGAAGGTCTCAAGATAAGCTTGAAAAGATGCAGCTCCGGCAGAGTTACCGGAACGTATGGCAGTCGGATCTCATGAGCACCGTCACGGCCGATACTCCAT ATTGTTGCTTCTCGTGTTTGTG TGGACCTTGTGTTTCATACTTACTTCGAAAGAGAGCACTTTACAATGACATGTCAAG GTACACTTGTTGTGGTGGATACATGCCTTGTAGTGGTAGGTGTGGAGAAAGCAAGTGCCCTCAATTTTGTCTTGCCACTGAG gttttcttatgttttggaAACTCCGTCGCATCTACTCGCTTTATGCTGCAAGATGAATTCAACATCCACACAACACAATGCGACAATTGCATTATT GGATTTATGTTCTGTCTCAATCAAATCGCTTGCATTTTCTCTCTTGTCGCTTGCATTGTTGGAAGTGATGAACTCTCTGAAGCTTCTCAGCTTCTCTCTTGCTTGGCTGATATGGTTTATTGCAC GGTCTGCGCGTGTATGCAG ACACAACACAAGATAGAGATGGACAAAAGAGATGGTGTGCTTGGTTCTCAACCAATGTCAGTGCCACCTGCTCAGCAAATGTCTCGCGTTGATCAACCGACCCCTCCATATGCCGGTTACCCTCCAGCCACTGGTTACCCCCAGCCTTACTATCCACAGCCTGGCCATGGCTACCCTCCTGCGCCAGGCTATCCACCTCCAGGTCATGGTTACCCTCCTGCACCGGGTTATCCACCTCCTGGTCATGGTTACCCTCCTGCACCGGGATATCCACCTCCTGGTCATGGTTACCCTCCCGCACCGGACTATCCCTCAAAGTGA
- the LOC106449694 gene encoding uncharacterized protein LOC106449694 translates to MASSDLYIFDGSSSSTSSIFRNSSPDMFSSDTTTTTDLFCNNELYSVDESLNMFDHFTPHILSSSPPSDLLGTLTLSHQIPTGLYPNISDAVKTEQFYGGSGHNQTETVASMARSYSAIENAGRYMQRSFSTNSVDGKPNQIPFNNVPIMDSLNIHYNTLNSPENDFFSGQMMRRVYSTGDLQNTRKNVAEQRSSEPFPDAQNLKVGRYSAEERKEKISKYRAKRNQRNFTKTIKYACRKTLADSRPRIRGRFARNEDVVEIPTIEDDDAELWKLDGLHEENEAFGSSFVVQQSQLQYAASDFSSSFW, encoded by the exons ATGGCTTCTTCAGATCTTTATATCTTTGATGGTTCTTCTTCATCTACGTCCTCAATTTTCCGAAACTCTAGTCCGGATATGTTCTCTTCAGAcactacaacaacaacagatTTGTTCTGCAACAACGAACTCTACTCTGTTGATGAATCTCTCAACATGTTTGACCATTTCACCCCTCACATCctctcttcatctcctccaagCGACCTTCTCGGAACCCTAACTCTCTCTCATCAGATTCCCACCGGGTTATATCCAAATATCTCCGACGCCGTCAAAACAGAGCAGTTTTACGGCGGTTCCGGTCATAATCAGACGGAAACGGTTGCATCAATGGCGAGAAGCTATAGTGCAATAGAGAATGCAGGAAGATATATGCAGAGAAGCTTTAGCACCAACTCCGTAGATGGAAAACCAAATCAGATTCCCTTCAACAACGTTCCGATAATGGATTCTTTAAATATCCATTACAATACCTTGAACTCTCCGGAAAATGACTTCTTTTCCGGTCAGATGATGCGGCGAGTCTACAGCACAGGAGATCTGCAG aacACAAGAAAGAACGTTGCCGAGCAGAGATCATCGGAGCCGTTTCCAGACGCGCAGAACTTGAAGGTGGGACGTTACAGTGCAGAGGAACGTAAAGAGAAGATCTCAAAGTACAGAGCTAAACGTAACCAGAGAAACTTTACCAAAACTATAAAG TATGCATGCAGAAAAACGTTGGCGGACAGTAGACCTAGAATACGTGGACGATTCGCACGCAACGAAGACGTTGTAGAAATTCCCACCATTGAAGACGATGACGCCGAGCTTTGG AAATTGGATGGGCTGCATGAGGAAAACGAAGCTTTTGGGAGCAGCTTTGTGGTGCAACAATCTCAATTGCAATACGCAGCTtctgatttttcttcttctttctggtGA